A genomic stretch from Rhineura floridana isolate rRhiFlo1 chromosome 18, rRhiFlo1.hap2, whole genome shotgun sequence includes:
- the CELA3B gene encoding chymotrypsin-like elastase family member 3B, whose product MLVLLIPVLLVAGASGCGLPVYSPNARVVNGEDAIPYSWPWQISLQYEKDGEFRHTCGGSLIAPNWVMTAAHCISKSRTYKVVLGEYDMSAEEGSEQHIPVNSEDIFVHPRWISICAACGNDIALLKLSHSAELNDKVQLACLPPAGEVLPNDYPCYISGWGRLYTDGPLPSKLQQAILPVVDNEHCNQRDWWGGVIKQSMICAGGDIRAGCNGDSGGPLNCQAAEGRWEVHGIASFVSALGCNALKKPTVFTRVSDFDGWIQETIAQYP is encoded by the exons ATGCTAGTGCTGTTGATACCTGTTCTGTTGGTGGCTGGTG CCTCCGGGTGCGGCTTGCCCGTCTACTCCCCCAATGCCAGGGTGGTGAACGGCGAAGACGCCATCCCCTACAGCTGGCCCTGGCAG ATCTCCCTCCAGTATGAGAAGGACGGCGAATTCCGTCACACCTGCGGGGGGTCCCTCATTGCCCCCAACTGGGTTATGACAGCAGCACACTGCATCTC CAAATCCCGGACCTATAAGGTGGTGCTGGGCGAATACGACATGAGCGCTGAAGAGGGCTCCGAGCAGCACATCCCCGTCAACTCTGAGGACATCTTCGTGCACCCCCGATGGATCTCCATCTGCGCGGCCTGCGG CAACGACATCGCCTTGCTGAAGCTGTCCCACAGCGCAGAGCTGAATGACAAGGTGCAGCTGGCCTGCCTTCCCCCTGCAGGGGAGGTTTTGCCCAACGATTACCCCTGCTACATCAGTGGCTGGGGGCGGCTCTACA CCGACGGCCCCCTCCCATCCAAGCTCCAGCAGGCCATTCTTCCGGTGGTGGACAACGAGCATTGCAACCAGCGGGACTGGTGGGGAGGGGTCATCAAGCAGAGCATGATTTGCGCTGGCGGAGACATCCGAGCTGGCTGCAAC GGTGACTCTGGCGGACCCCTCAACTGCCAGGCCGCTGAGGGAAGGTGGGAAGTCCATGGCATTGCTAGCTTTGTCTCCGCCTTGGGCTGCAACGCCCTGAAGAAGCCCACTGTCTTCACCCGCGTCTCTGATTTCGACGGCTGGATCCAGGAA ACCATTGCTCAATACCCGTGA